The Prunus persica cultivar Lovell chromosome G8, Prunus_persica_NCBIv2, whole genome shotgun sequence genome includes a region encoding these proteins:
- the LOC18768682 gene encoding salicylate carboxymethyltransferase, with translation MKVEQVLYMNGGVGKTSYANNSLLQRAVISMVKPIVGASIEELCCTLFPECLKVADLGCSSGPNTLLVVSDIIDIIHTTYQKLNRPPPSLQAFLNDLPGNDFNTVFRSLPGFYKKLDEEPEKKLGLCFIAGMPGSFYGRLFPNNSLHFVHSSYALMWISEVPKGLVTKEGVALNMGNIYIAKTSPPTVFKQYLEQFKRDFTVFLRSRAEELVPGGSMVLTTMGSIKSDDPLCIWEFVGLKLNDMVLEGLIEEEKLGTFNMPYYAPTTKEIEEVIEAEGSFILQNLEVFKNDWDSYVKQANSGLDKKTRAAIFATDIRAVGEPILASQFGEAPMDDLFRRFEADVLDHMERENCQFINLVISLTKKR, from the exons ATGAAGGTAGAGCAAGTCCTATACATGAATGGAGGAGTTGGGAAAACAAGCTATGCAAACAATTCCCTACTTCAA agaGCAGTGATTTCAATGGTGAAGCCCATAGTTGGTGCAAGCATAGAGGAGCTGTGTTGCACTCTTTTCCCAGAGTGTTTGAAAGTAGCGGACTTGGGATGCTCTTCAGGACCCAACACCCTTTTGGTGGTATCAGATATCATTGACATCATCCACACAACTTACCAAAAACTCAACCGCCCACCTCCATCACTCCAAGCCTTCTTGAATGATCTTCCTGGAAATGATTTCAACACGGTCTTCAGGTCATTGCCAGGCTTCTATAAGAAACTTGATGAAGAACCTGAAAAGAAGCTTGGGCTATGTTTCATTGCGGGAATGCCTGGCTCTTTCTATGGCAGGCTCTTCCCCAACAATTCTCTCCACTTTGTTCACTCTTCTTATGCTCTCATGTGGATCTCTGag GTTCCAAAAGGCTTGGTGACCAAAGAAGGAGTGGCACTTAACATGGGGAACATATATATAGCAAAGACAAGCCCTCCAACTGTGTTTAAGCAATACTTGGAGCAATTCAAAAGGGACTTCACAGTCTTTCTGAGGTCACGTGCCGAAGAGCTCGTTCCTGGGGGCAGTATGGTCCTCACAACCATGGGCAGCATAAAGAGTGACGATCCCCTTTGCATTTGGGAATTTGTAGGACTGAAACTCAATGACATGGTTTTAGag GGTTTGATTGAAGAGGAAAAATTGGGCACTTTCAATATGCCATACTATGCACCTACAACCAAGGAGATCGAAGAGGTGATCGAGGCTGAAGGATCTTTTATTTTGCAAAACCTTGAAGTTTTCAAAAATGATTGGGACTCTTATGTCAAGCAAGCTAACAGTGGCCTTGATAAGAAGACAAGGGCTGCAATATTTGCCACTGACATAAGGGCTGTGGGAGAGCCGATTCTGGCGAGCCAATTTGGAGAAGCACCCATGGACGATTTGTTTCGTAGGTTTGAAGCAGATGTTCTTGATCACATGGAAAGGGAAAACTGCCAGTTCATTAACCTGGTTATCTCGTTGACAAAGAAGCGTTGA
- the LOC109950752 gene encoding salicylate carboxymethyltransferase-like, with protein sequence MKVEHILHTNGGVGKTSYANNSLLQRAVISMVKPIVGASIEELCCTLFPECLKVADLGRSSGPNTLLVVSDIINSIHTTYQKLNRPPPSLQAFLNDLPGNDFNAGFRSLPGFYKKLDEEHEKKFGSCFIAGMPGSFYGRLFPNNSLNFVHSSYALHWISEVPKGLLTEEEEGLNKGNIYIAKTSPPAVFKQYLEQFKRDFTVFLRSRAEELVPGGSMVLTITGSIKSHDPLCIWEFVGLKLNDMVLEGLIGKEKLDAFNMPFYTPTTKEIEEVIQAEGSFTLQNLEVLKNDWDSYIKQANSGLDKKTRAAIFATHIRAVAEPILASQFGEEAMDDLFPRFEEDVLDHMERENCQYINLVISLTKKR encoded by the exons ATGAAGGTAGAGCATATCCTACACACGAATGGAGGAGTTGGGAAAACAAGCTATGCAAACAATTCCCTACTTCAA agaGCAGTGATTTCAATGGTGAAGCCCATAGTTGGTGCAAGCATAGAGGAGCTGTGTTGCACTCTCTTCCCAGAGTGTTTGAAAGTAGCAGACTTGGGACGCTCTTCAGGACCCAACACCCTTTTGGTGGTATCAGATATCATAAACAGCATCCACACAACTTACCAAAAACTCAACCGCCCACCTCCATCACTCCAAGCCTTCTTGAATGATCTTCCTGGAAACGATTTCAACGCGGGGTTCAGGTCATTGCCAGGCTTCTATAAGAAACTTGATGAAGAACATGAGAAGAAGTTTGGGTCATGTTTTATTGCAGGAATGCCTGGTTCTTTCTATGGCAGGCTCTTCCCCAACAATTCTCTGAACTTTGTTCACTCTTCTTATGCTCTCCACTGGATCTCTgag GTTCCAAAAGGCTTGTTGaccgaagaagaagagggactTAACAAGGGGAACATATATATAGCAAAGACAAGCCCTCCAGCTGTGTTTAAGCAATACTTGGAGCAATTCAAAAGGGACTTCACAGTCTTTTTGAGGTCACGTGCCGAAGAGCTTGTCCCAGGAGGCAGTATGGTACTCACAATCACTGGCAGCATAAAGAGTCATGATCCCCTCTGCATTTGGGAATTTGTAGGACTGAAACTCAATGACATGGTTTTAGag GGTTTGATTGGTAAGGAAAAATTGGACGCATTCAATATGCCATTCTATACACCTACAACGAAGGAGATAGAAGAGGTGATCCAGGCTGAAGGATCATTTACTTTGCAAAACCTTGAAGTTCTCAAAAATGATTGGGACTCTTATATAAAGCAAGCTAATAGTGGTCTTGATAAGAAGACAAGGGCTGCAATATTTGCCACTCACATAAGGGCTGTGGCAGAGCCAATTCTGGCGAGCCAATTCGGAGAAGAAGCAATGGACGATTTGTTTCCTAGGTTTGAAGAAGATGTTCTTGATCACATGGAAAGGGAGAACTGCCAGTACATTAACCTGGTTATCTCGTTGACAAAGAAGCGTTGA
- the LOC18768312 gene encoding AAA-ATPase At3g50940, with product MMFSKNMEMPSAKTVISTATSVAAAAMLIRSTARDWVPSELQHYVSLKLRSLLSSLSSQLTLVIEEFEGLNHNQLFKAAQLYLRPTISPNTKRFRVTMPTKENKISVFMLRNEEIVDFFNGVKLNWKLVSKEVPSKYIDNPDSRGQFGGCTLKSQLQYWELSFNKKHKDLVIGSYLPYVLEKAKEVKEEFKTLKLFTLKYDRRMRGMGGGDAWQSVNLDHPSTFETLAMEGEAQKMIMEDLERFVKRKEYYRKVGKAWKRGYLLFGPPGTGKSSLIAAMANYLNFDIYDLELADVRKNSELRKLLIATANRSILVVEDIDCSVEIQNRRSAARATNPHGFSAQRTEVTLSGLLNFIDGLWSSCGDERIIVFTTNHKDRLDPALVRPGRMDVHIHMSFCSPCGFKTLASNYLGITEHTLFFDIEQLLATMKVTPAEVGEQLLKNEDPECALRDLIGFLERKKSATEEAASKAEDGEPKTVE from the exons ATGATGTTCTCTAAGAACATGGAAATGCCGTCAGCCAAAACGGTGATCTCCACCGCAACCTCAGTCGCCGCTGCCGCCATGTTAATCAGGTCCACGGCACGTGACTGGGTGCCCAGTGAGCTCCAACACTATGTTTCACTGAAACTCAGAAGCCtcctcagctctctctcttctcagcTCACCCTTGTCATTGAAGAGTTCGAAGGTCTCAACCACAACCAACTTTTCAAGGCTGCCCAACTGTATTTGAGACCCACAATCTCCCCCAACACAAAAAGATTCAGAGTCACAATGccaaccaaagaaaacaagataTCTGTTTTCATGCTGAGAAATGAAGAGATCGTCGACTTTTTCAATGGAGTCAAACTCAATTGGAAGTTGGTTTCCAAGGAAGTCCCATCCAAGTACATAGACAATCCGGACAGTAGAGGTCAATTCGGGGGATGTACGCTGAAATCCCAGCTCCAGTACTGGGAATTGAGCTTCAACAAGAAGCACAAGGATTTGGTCATTGGCTCTTACTTGCCATATGTATTGGAAAAGGCTAAGGAAGTTAAGGAAGAATTTAAAACCTTGAAGTTGTTCACTTTGAAGTATGATCGGAGGATGAGAGGGATGGGAGGAGGAGACGCGTGGCAATCCGTGAATTTGGATCACCCGTCGACGTTCGAGACATTGGCAATGGAAGGAGAGGCCCAGAAGATGATCATGGAGGATCTCGAGAGATTTGTGAAGAGGAAGGAGTATTATAGGAAAGTTGGGAAGGCTTGGAAAAGAGGGTACTTGTTGTTTGGGCCTCCGGGGACCGGGAAGTCGAGCTTGATCGCTGCCATGGCTAATTACCTTAACTTTGATATCTATGACTTGGAATTGGCTGATGTCAGGAAAAACTCTGAGCTCAGGAAGTTGCTGATTGCTACCGCGAACCGGTCGATTCTTGTGGTGGAGGACATTGATTGCTCTGTTGAAATTCAGAATAGGCGTTCAGCAGCCAGGGCTACAAATCCTCATGGTTTTTCTGCTCAAAGAACTGAG gtGACTTTGTCAGGATTGCTCAACTTCATAGATGGACTGTGGTCAAGCTGTGGGGATGAGCGGATCATAGTGTTCACCACCAATCACAAAGACCGGCTTGACCCGGCTTTGGTGCGGCCGGGTCGAATGGATGTGCACATCCACATGTCGTTTTGCAGCCCATGTGGGTTCAAAACGTTGGCCTCCAATTACCTTGGAATTACAGAGCACACACTTTTCTTTGACATAGAGCAGTTGCTAGCCACCATGAAAGTGACCCCTGCAGAAGTAGGAGAGCAGTTGCTGAAGAATGAGGATCCTGAATGTGCGCTGAGAGACCTAATTGGGTTCctagagagaaagaagagtgCAACTGAGGAAGCTGCAAGTAAAGCAGAAGATGGAGAACCAAAAACTGTTGAGTAG